The Dunckerocampus dactyliophorus isolate RoL2022-P2 chromosome 16, RoL_Ddac_1.1, whole genome shotgun sequence nucleotide sequence agcaaaatgtcattttactagcataaagttgaaatattaaagattttttaaaagttgctccatgagaaacaaaacaatataaagttgtcatttttggaaaatgatgttgggggaaaagttagaatactgtgaaaataaagtcataatattcctaGAAGAATAttaacaaagattatttaagaggaattttttttttttttttaaacagcaaaaaatggggaaaaaaagaacaaagaccgAAGTTTATACTAATATACTTTTTCACCcatattacaaagctgagatgcactttttttcttgaaatctatATAACTCCTTAGCATatttggtttacaaaatatcaaagcgggcCTTGCATCCTTTAACCTTTTCTGTATGTGGACATCCCTGCCTTATTGTCTGGTTCTGCTTTAAAGATCCTTCCAATGGTCTTTCTGCTGCTCTCCATAGAAGGTCATGTTATTGTGCAGCCCTACTAAGaggtattgttattattatatataactatatataatatatattatttttggagggctaaaatatacattttcttgTATTTGGATCATGAAGCTGTGGAGCCGGAGCTAATGTTGTTGCTGGAGATGTTACTGGACATTCTGGTTCCAAATCAAGCAAACACAGTGTTATACATCTGAAATGTGTCTCATTACTTGTGAAACTCTTGGTACTGCAACTTGTTATCGCCCCTCTTTCCAAAGAAGTAGGCCTGCAGTGTGGTGTTCACATGGTCCACATCTTCCGTTGGTCTCTGGACGCGTTCAGCAGACAGAACATCAACCAATTTGACAAAACGGACCACTGACAGAACAAATACTCACCTCTGTGCTCTGCTTTGAGATTCTCAATTTGCTTTTTCCAATGATATTCTTCAGCtgcaaaaacatgaacacaagcTATGAAAAACACTCACTCTCTTTATCTGAAAATGTTATACAAATACTGACTTGGGTAAAGTGCCACTTAGCCATTAAACCAACTCAACCAGTATCCAAGAACAATACACCTGATGACTACTGCAACAGTTTTGCTATGACCAACAATCGTTGCATTGTAACTTAGTTTTGCACATGAACCATGAACTAAGCTTAAGTAAGTATTTCATCCCCTGCTAATATTTTAAGTTCATCCCTTTACAAAGATATTAACAGATCATTTTTATTATGGTACGTTTCTACTTCCTTGTCTTCGCGGATGTCTTCCACAGGCTACGTGCAAAGACCACACGCATGGTCTGTCATACAGCTACTTGGTGTGAGAGAGTGGGAGCAAACGGACTAAAGGAAGTGCCTAGTCAGGCTACAAAGATGCAAACACGTGGTGTATGGCAATGCTACTGTAGCGGCAAGCGCTGGCGCTCTTCTCACCTTCCAACTGTGACAGCATCAGTGCAGAGCATCAGGCAGCgttaaaaatgcaaacattacCACAATTTGAGAGCACAAATCAATCAACCGATAATGTTTGAATACCACCTGGTTCAAACACCAAGTGATACAGTATCATTGCCACTGGGATCTTCAGCTGTCTTTACCTTCATGAACTCCTTTTTGTCCACATGCTCATTGCCATCCACATCGAGCATTTTGAACGCTATATGAAATCCTGTCCGTGGCTCTGCAACAGCAGTAGACAGCCGTATCAATCAGTAGAACACCATTCAACCTCAGGTTTTAAAAGCAAATGCACAACTGGTATCGATGATAAAATATACTGAAATCAACAAAGACTACGTTCAtattcggaataacccgtttgAACCGtgtgacgtaaaaaaaaaacaatgttttgacACACGGTAAACATCATGATGCAATGcgcgtcatttccgcttcttcttcctgtatccaaaaacaacccggcacggcggataatgaacgcctttgtttgcgttttgcTGCGGGTaatgacccaccaccagtacttggcactattctgtctcactttcttcattaatggaaggcgagaacgttaAGAAAaaggaaatggagccggagctgtgccatccatatccatgctacATCCCCAGAGCCCCCCAGgcacttttgaagatgcgttcgtacaaaccaGCTTCGTGTAACTGCTACTGCGCTGCTATTGCAGTACTTTCTACCATCAATAAAAGACatgatgttcctgtctttcaccacactaacgaggtggcttgtttccccctcgctccaaaagtgtggggttttggaTATATGACACGattttcgggttagaaaaggagtaacccaggggtaatattcgggtttttaaaaaacggaatatgctcatattagatttttttttcccccaaaagggttattggtgtttacatgggcGTGCGCAACCatgttattgctaatattctggttatgatagggttatttgactgcatgtaaacgtactcatAGAGAGTAAACAAAGGCTGAGCCTGTGTCCACATTTTTCTAAGCAATTTTGGCCTTTTGTCCACATGAAAACGGAGggttttgtccttaaaaatagGTTTTGGAAAAGGTCTACCAAGGTGAAGATTTTCAAACACTCCCAACGGGTAAAAATGAGCTTTTTGGGTTGTGTCATAACAAATGTGTGACATTATTATAGAACACAGATAATTACGTTATTGACTTACATAGTTTGTGCAGTGGTGGACGTACCATTTCCCATACACTCAATTATGTGTGGCGGCTCGCCACTAATAAATGTGGACTGCCACCGGTAAGATTTGGGGCacctttgttttgtattttttttaatctggtactacctgtttgcccttgcacacaaacacattataataggACTGTCTTTGTAGCTTGTCATTACAactccatacagtagatggcactataacacatacacacataccagAACTGATGTGGTCTACTACATTGACGATCAATGGCCTTATAATGCGCAACCAAGTCAGTTGTAActgctttttcaggcttctgattggacaAATTGTGCATGAAAGCCAGTGAATTTGTTTTTATGCaaacagaataaataaaaaaaatcactgctgtgGCTCAAGATTGTTTTAACAGCGGAGTGGGGGAATTGTGCGTTTCTGTAAACATCTGTGTCGGTGTGTACACAACCTCAGCCTAAGTCGAGCAAGGTTTGGTTCACAACTTACTTGTCAGAATGGTCAGCAAGAAGAGATATTCAGTGTAGGATATCAAACCTGCATAACAACATTGTGttacaaaaactgaatcataacAATTGACAATTGCAGTACCAAACATACATAAAACCTGTGGGCTGCCAATGAAAACAAGTACAGTGGACGCTCCATATTTGAATTTTCAATTTGAGGTCATAACACAAAGTACTTGTGGGCTGCAGTAACGTCGTTCTGTTCATTCATGACTTACCGTTGTCTCCCCAGAGTCTGAACAAAGAATTGCCGGGTCGAGCCTTGGATGCAGAGGCCACCATCTTATCCACGTCCTACAAAAATGGCCAAGATGACACTATTATCCCCCCAAAAGTAAACCATGTCGTTTCTTTAGCTAAAAAATTTCTGATAAATACACTTACTTCTTTTGTTAGGACTCTTTTCTGCAGTTTTCCTTAAACATATAGAAAACATGGTCAACAATATTCACACATTAAGTTTGACTACAACAAATAAAGAAAGTATGAAGAGTCATTATATGTTGGTAACACTTATTGCAGTTATGaatgatacaaaaatattttacaaacacatgatttttttttaaaagggactgtttgcaaccttTACACGCTACAACATCGCCTTCTTGCTTCGCAAATTAGTTACGttgtgttgtcagctaataatagcAATTTGGTAAAGTTTAGCTACAAATGTTAGCAATCAGTGAATGTACAGACTATTATAACAACAGAATTATTGGTCGCTTCTctcagactgcttttgtgtgtgtgcttattgGTTTTAAATGGATTCTTTCGCTTTCCGAGTGCTTCTCGAGGTTGTTCATATGTTGCATGTCGTCATTAAACGATAAGCTCGTGGAAAACAATGCAGCTTACGGTCAACATTCTCCAGCATCACAGAGAAGAGGAAGTCTCTCGGTGTCATATAGGGCTCCTCGTTGTAAACAACTGAGGCAAACTGGATAAAGCGCCTCCTTCTGGCGGATATTTGGGGAGCCGGAGCCTCCTGAAACCGGACAAGACGATTAAGcacaatctgtttttttttaagcacaatTTCAAACAAGAAGGTTACAAGAAGGCACAGCATGCAGATGCTTGCGTAGGTTTGTTAAAGTTTTGTTTCCACCATGGAACATCTTCCTctgtaaatatgtttaaaaGAGTTTGCTCTTCCTTCCCTTTATTTGGCAAGTAATAACGCTGAGTCTGAAAGCAAGAGACCACTAGGGGGCGTTACATGTTGACGCCCTTTAAAAGGTACTTTGACGTTCCACTACAACATGCAGTTTATGGTACATCGCCTCACATTTCCAACAgccatgttaaaaatagactttATAAACGTTTGTCTTGGGATTCAAGGTCAGAAGTAAAAGGTGTTAGGGTAGTATACTCACTTTTTGCTCTTCGGCGTGAACGACGACGAGAGGCAGACTTGTGCTGTTTACATTAATTTGGTAATAATAACAGATGACCCCAGCCCCGACAATTGTGCCCCCAATGGTTGGTCCGATAGTTCGGTGCCATGTTAAGCCTTTCAAAGACCGTGAGCTCCTAACAGCATTCCGTAGCAAGTTCGCTGCTCTTCCAACGCAGGCCATTTTCTCAAAGCTAGCCTTCCTGTTGGTCGCTGTCAGGTAGCTAGCTGGTACAGTACTAAGAGTACAGTATGACACGCCTCCGTGTGGCGGAAGACCtgacttcttcttctttggtttttattggagtttGGCAAACCAGAAAACCTGGTCACGTGAGGCATCAACGCGGAAGCGCTAAacttttccacttatttcaACCATAAAATATCCAAACAAACATTAGCTACTTGTAAATACGACACATAGTCAACAAATCACAGGGAATTAGAAATCATCAACCTAAAATAAAAGTACTAGTATGCACAGAATTACAAAACAAGATATAATAGAGAATTACAAAACTGCCaagaaaatacaaacaaacaataatgtatataaataataacaattgcaATACAAAGCAGGGGTCGTCTAAACTGTTACACTGTcttatgttgttgtatttatatactgttaaatagttcacaaaaatgtttgtcaatTTAATCAAAGTTTTTGCCTAAAATATTTATCCTGGTTTTTACTAAGATTATAATCCTGATTaacaaattaaatacaaaatcgTTACAAAAATATGAAGTCATTTCTTACataattcttcttcttttcctcttttccaTCTAACCCTGTAATTTCTTACATAATTgaattattaaaattaattttcaaaattataatttttttgtttgtttcagacaAAAAGCATCAGTATCAATATCAGTATCGGCAATACTATCcctgtatttactgtacatagtaTGAAATCAATACCAAATTTTGCAGTGTCGTCCAACCCTATACTTGCAAAcgagtacagtatgtattttttcctATTACTGGAGTCATTTGTGTATTACATACTAATTCACAGTTGTAAACAGCAAAACCTAGAACCAGTTGTAAAAACATGAAAGCACAGAGTAAAAATCTCATGTTTTTCCATGTTAAAACAGGAACGCCTGAACGTCTGACATGTCTGTAAAAGGCACCATacatattttgttttcattctttcattcaCGTTCTAGTTATCCTGTTCAAGGTCAC carries:
- the micu2 gene encoding calcium uptake protein 2, mitochondrial isoform X1; the encoded protein is MACVGRAANLLRNAVRSSRSLKGLTWHRTIGPTIGGTIVGAGVICYYYQINVNSTSLPLVVVHAEEQKEAPAPQISARRRRFIQFASVVYNEEPYMTPRDFLFSVMLENVDRKLQKRVLTKEDVDKMVASASKARPGNSLFRLWGDNGLISYTEYLFLLTILTKPRTGFHIAFKMLDVDGNEHVDKKEFMKLKNIIGKSKLRISKQSTERPTEDVDHVNTTLQAYFFGKRGDNKLQYQEFHKFMEDLQAEVQEMEFLQFSKGMDTMRREDFAEWLLHYTNEEDNEVYWENMRRRIPAGQSITFEEFKAFCLFTNNLEDFAISMKMVSEANRPVGMAQFKRAVRIATGHDLSENVLDTVFKLFDMDGDNCLSHKEFIGVMKDRVLRGLKVHPQNGFSGYWKCVKQETLKGAKEALGDGGCPI
- the micu2 gene encoding calcium uptake protein 2, mitochondrial isoform X2, encoding MACVGRAANLLRNAVRSSRSLKGLTWHRTIGPTIGGTIVGAGVICYYYQINVNSTSLPLVVVHAEEQKEAPAPQISARRRRFIQFASVVYNEEPYMTPRDFLFSVMLENVDRKLQKRVLTKEDVDKMVASASKARPGNSLFRLWGDNGLISYTEYLFLLTILTKPRTGFHIAFKMLDVDGNEHVDKKEFMKLKNIIGKSKLRISKQSTERPTEDVDHVNTTLQAYFFGKRGDNKLQYQEFHKFMEDLQAEVQEMEFLQFSKGMDTMRREDFAEWLLHYTNEEDNEVYWENMRRRIPAGQSITFEEFKAFCLFTNNLEDFAISMKMVSEANRPVGMAQFKRAVRIATGHDLSENVLDTVFKLFDMDGDNCLSHKEFIGVMKDRVLRGLKNGFSGYWKCVKQETLKGAKEALGDGGCPI